In Listeria swaminathanii, a single window of DNA contains:
- a CDS encoding LLM class flavin-dependent oxidoreductase has product MTRKETIQFGAIIHGVGGTTDGWRHPDINPAASTDLDFYKTRAKIAEQGLFSFVFIADGLFISEKSIPHFLNRFEPITILSALAESTENIGLVGTFSTSFTEPFTLARQLSSLDHISGGRAGWNLVTSPQEGAARNHSKKNLPTHSDRYTIAAEHLQVVRGLWNSWEEDAFTYNKETGEFFNPEKLHRLNHQGDYFQVEGPLNIGRSKQGEPVVFQAGASSTGRDFAAQNAEAIFTHSDSLEEAVEFYRDVKARAEKAGRNAAEIRIFPGISPIVADTLEEAEAKYTEFANLIPIENAVTYLARYFDDYDLSQFDVDAPFPDLGDIGKNAFQSTTDRIKKEAKERHLTLRQVATEAATPKTPFIGTKEQVADLIEVWFQNEAADGFIIASDIPGTFETFVEQVIPLLQSRGLYRNEYPAATLRGNLGLKIPQNKQAVETK; this is encoded by the coding sequence ATGACTAGAAAAGAAACAATTCAGTTTGGTGCAATTATTCACGGCGTTGGTGGCACAACAGATGGTTGGCGCCATCCAGATATCAATCCGGCGGCAAGTACCGATTTAGATTTTTATAAAACGCGTGCCAAAATTGCAGAACAAGGATTATTTAGCTTTGTATTTATTGCAGATGGTCTTTTTATTTCCGAAAAATCTATTCCACATTTTCTTAATCGTTTTGAACCGATTACAATTTTATCGGCATTAGCTGAGTCGACCGAAAACATCGGACTCGTCGGGACTTTTTCGACCTCATTTACAGAACCATTCACGCTCGCACGACAACTTTCTTCACTCGATCATATTAGTGGCGGGCGAGCAGGTTGGAATTTAGTTACTTCCCCACAAGAAGGTGCGGCGCGAAACCATAGCAAGAAAAATCTCCCAACCCACAGCGATCGTTACACCATTGCGGCAGAACATTTACAAGTTGTCCGCGGGCTCTGGAACTCGTGGGAAGAAGATGCGTTCACCTATAATAAAGAAACCGGCGAATTCTTTAATCCAGAAAAATTGCATCGCTTAAATCATCAAGGTGATTATTTTCAAGTAGAAGGTCCGTTAAATATAGGGCGCTCAAAACAAGGTGAACCAGTTGTTTTCCAAGCAGGAGCCTCAAGTACAGGACGTGATTTCGCAGCGCAAAACGCGGAAGCTATTTTCACTCATTCAGATTCGTTGGAAGAAGCTGTCGAATTTTATCGAGATGTAAAAGCACGCGCCGAAAAAGCTGGCAGAAATGCAGCAGAAATCCGGATTTTCCCGGGAATTAGCCCGATAGTTGCCGATACTTTGGAAGAAGCGGAAGCAAAATATACCGAATTTGCCAATCTTATTCCAATCGAAAACGCCGTCACCTATCTCGCGCGCTACTTCGATGACTATGATTTAAGTCAATTTGATGTGGATGCTCCTTTCCCAGATCTTGGCGACATTGGCAAAAATGCTTTTCAAAGTACGACTGACCGAATCAAAAAAGAAGCCAAAGAACGCCATTTAACCCTTCGCCAAGTAGCGACTGAAGCGGCAACACCGAAAACACCTTTTATCGGAACAAAAGAACAAGTTGCTGATTTAATCGAAGTTTGGTTTCAAAACGAGGCCGCTGACGGTTTTATTATTGCATCTGATATCCCAGGAACATTTGAAACTTTTGTTGAACAAGTTATTCCACTTTTACAAAGTCGTGGTTTATACCGAAATGAATATCCAGCCGCGACATTAAGAGGAAACCTTGGCTTAAAAATACCTCAAAATAAACAAGCTGTTGAAACTAAATAA
- a CDS encoding glutaredoxin family protein, translating into MANVVVWSKVGCHYCKDVKDYLTEQNIVFQDIDVTEHDYLREVLQAKYGIRHVPVVEIGNIEKGTYQAVTEIGIEHLEKALLEKEEVK; encoded by the coding sequence ATGGCTAATGTCGTTGTTTGGAGTAAAGTAGGGTGTCACTATTGTAAAGATGTGAAAGATTATTTAACCGAGCAAAACATCGTGTTTCAAGATATCGACGTGACAGAGCATGACTATTTACGCGAAGTGCTGCAAGCCAAGTACGGCATCCGCCATGTCCCGGTCGTAGAAATCGGCAACATTGAAAAGGGTACTTACCAAGCAGTAACTGAAATCGGTATCGAGCATTTAGAAAAAGCATTATTAGAAAAGGAGGAAGTAAAATGA
- a CDS encoding LLM class flavin-dependent oxidoreductase yields the protein MTIRFSILDQSIINPGENPSETLQNTVELAQLAEQLGFHRFWVAEHHNSDEIAGAAPEVLLGYIAAKTNSIKLASGGVMLQHYSPYKVAEQFHVLENLAPGRISLGVGKAPGGFQPATDALQKDFAKPVRTFDAKLEELVELISHKSTTTIEAKPLPETNPEIFLLGGSVASAKQAAELGISFVFAYFINGEESVLKEARVTFDQFQINQDASFQLAPIVVVAETKSAADRHIPERESIKVELADGRRVNLGSREQAEAYVKDIDQSYRFITQRIGAITGTKQEVGGEIKRLSEKYNIQDFVILTPIKSTEIKRYSYQLLSESIKEEVVHG from the coding sequence ATGACTATTCGATTTAGCATTTTGGACCAAAGCATTATTAATCCTGGCGAGAACCCAAGTGAAACTTTGCAAAATACCGTAGAACTTGCGCAACTCGCGGAACAACTTGGTTTCCATCGTTTTTGGGTTGCTGAACATCATAACTCAGACGAAATAGCTGGAGCCGCGCCAGAAGTGCTTTTAGGATATATTGCTGCAAAAACGAACTCGATTAAGCTCGCGTCTGGCGGTGTGATGCTGCAACATTATAGTCCGTATAAAGTCGCCGAGCAATTTCATGTGCTTGAAAACTTAGCGCCAGGCCGGATTTCGCTTGGTGTTGGGAAAGCTCCCGGTGGTTTCCAGCCGGCAACCGATGCTCTCCAAAAAGACTTCGCCAAACCAGTCCGAACCTTCGATGCTAAATTGGAAGAATTAGTCGAGCTTATCTCGCATAAATCAACCACAACTATCGAAGCAAAACCACTTCCAGAAACCAATCCGGAAATCTTTTTGCTTGGAGGAAGTGTAGCGAGTGCCAAACAGGCAGCGGAACTTGGTATTTCCTTTGTGTTTGCTTATTTTATTAATGGAGAAGAATCAGTTTTAAAAGAAGCGCGCGTGACCTTTGATCAATTTCAAATTAACCAAGATGCGAGTTTTCAATTAGCGCCAATTGTCGTGGTCGCTGAAACCAAAAGCGCAGCAGATCGCCATATTCCAGAACGAGAGTCAATTAAAGTGGAGCTTGCCGATGGGCGCAGAGTTAATTTAGGATCACGCGAACAAGCCGAAGCCTATGTGAAAGATATTGATCAATCGTACCGGTTCATTACCCAGCGAATTGGCGCAATAACGGGAACGAAACAAGAAGTCGGAGGAGAGATTAAGCGACTTTCAGAAAAATATAATATCCAAGATTTTGTCATTTTAACACCAATCAAATCAACTGAAATCAAGCGTTATTCATATCAATTATTAAGTGAATCGATCAAGGAGGAAGTTGTCCATGGCTAA
- a CDS encoding amino acid ABC transporter ATP-binding protein, with the protein MITIKNIQKSFGENQVLKGIDLTVKKGEVVTILGPSGSGKTTFLRCLNLLERPENGEISMHDQIINCKKPSKKEILQLRKNTAMVFQQYNLFSHKTVIQNVMEGLTVARKIPKKVAREIAERELTKVGLADKFSAYPSQLSGGQKQRVGIARALAINPDVILFDEPTAALDPELVGEVLEVMLEIARAGATMIVVTHEMEFAKRVADQVVFMDGGLIVEQGTPDEVFNHTKEERTKRFLHRVSADYLYEIKEVKKERVI; encoded by the coding sequence ATGATTACCATTAAAAATATTCAAAAGAGCTTTGGCGAAAACCAGGTTTTAAAAGGAATTGATTTAACTGTGAAAAAGGGCGAAGTAGTAACGATTCTCGGTCCAAGTGGCTCTGGGAAAACAACCTTTTTACGTTGCCTAAACTTACTGGAACGACCCGAAAATGGCGAAATTTCGATGCATGACCAAATAATTAACTGCAAAAAACCAAGCAAAAAAGAAATATTGCAACTACGAAAAAATACCGCGATGGTTTTTCAACAATATAATCTCTTTTCGCATAAAACGGTCATTCAAAATGTGATGGAAGGACTCACGGTAGCGAGAAAAATCCCTAAAAAAGTAGCACGCGAAATTGCGGAACGAGAACTTACTAAAGTAGGATTGGCGGATAAATTTAGCGCGTATCCTTCCCAACTTTCCGGTGGACAAAAACAACGAGTCGGCATTGCGCGGGCGCTCGCGATTAATCCAGATGTAATTTTATTTGATGAACCAACCGCTGCACTTGATCCGGAGCTTGTCGGTGAAGTTTTAGAAGTAATGTTAGAGATTGCGCGGGCCGGTGCAACGATGATTGTCGTTACGCATGAAATGGAGTTCGCGAAACGAGTCGCGGATCAAGTCGTTTTCATGGATGGCGGTTTAATTGTCGAACAAGGCACGCCTGACGAAGTGTTTAATCATACAAAAGAAGAGCGAACTAAACGCTTTTTACACCGAGTTTCAGCGGATTATTTATATGAAATTAAAGAAGTGAAGAAGGAGCGTGTCATATGA
- a CDS encoding amino acid ABC transporter permease, with amino-acid sequence MPLDVPFIGTAVMAMLKTIPLTLAMTFFPILFGFIIAIGITLIRMYHVRFLEPIAKFYVSFFRSTPAILHIMLIYLGIPLIVDFLSKSFDLGISANKIPVVVFVIIALSFTAGAYLTEILRSGIIAVDIGQMEAAYSMGYTHGQAIRKVLLPQAFMIALPNFTNLCIGFLHTTSIAAIVAVPEITGMATIVASDNYAFLEAFIGAALIYWFLTMLIEAINYILEKNIAKYQGGAV; translated from the coding sequence ATGCCGCTTGATGTGCCTTTTATTGGAACAGCCGTAATGGCGATGCTAAAAACGATACCGCTAACTCTTGCGATGACCTTCTTTCCGATATTGTTCGGTTTTATTATCGCAATTGGCATTACGCTTATCCGGATGTATCATGTCCGTTTTTTAGAACCGATTGCTAAGTTTTATGTTTCCTTTTTTCGAAGTACGCCAGCAATTTTGCATATTATGCTGATTTACTTAGGAATTCCGCTGATTGTTGATTTTTTGAGTAAGTCATTTGATTTAGGAATATCTGCAAATAAAATTCCGGTCGTGGTTTTTGTGATTATCGCGCTTTCCTTTACGGCGGGAGCTTACTTAACAGAGATTTTGCGCTCTGGAATTATCGCAGTTGATATTGGTCAAATGGAAGCAGCTTATTCAATGGGATATACGCATGGTCAAGCGATTCGCAAAGTCTTGTTGCCGCAAGCCTTTATGATTGCCCTGCCGAATTTTACAAATTTGTGCATCGGATTTTTACATACAACATCGATCGCAGCTATCGTCGCAGTACCGGAAATCACTGGAATGGCAACGATTGTAGCATCAGATAATTACGCCTTTCTCGAAGCATTTATCGGCGCCGCACTGATTTATTGGTTTCTAACTATGTTGATTGAAGCAATTAATTACATTTTGGAAAAGAATATCGCTAAATATCAAGGAGGGGCAGTATGA